The Acidobacteriota bacterium genome has a window encoding:
- a CDS encoding D-glycerate dehydrogenase — protein sequence MKPRVFVTRRLPEPALMRLSQACEYRIGTEHGVLDRAALLAGVRDAEGLICLLTDTIDRAVIEAGRQLRIIANVAVGYNNIDVAYAKQRGLIVTNTPDVLTDATADLTWALILAVTRRLVEADQFTRAGRFDGWDFDMLLGAGLTGKTLGVIGFGRIGKAVGRRAVGFGMQIIYCGSDEIAYRDDPSHARLSTPPHSTPKWRSDSFAPRRVSFDQLLQQSDVISLHVPLAATTKHLLDAAAFAQMKPGAYLINTARGPIVDEAALVAALQGGHLAGTGLDVYEREPEIHPALFSLPNVVLLPHIGSATCETRTAMAMLAVENTIDVLTGKAPRTPV from the coding sequence AAACCTCGCGTCTTCGTCACTCGTCGCCTTCCTGAACCAGCGCTCATGCGCTTGAGCCAAGCCTGTGAGTATCGCATCGGTACAGAACACGGCGTCTTGGACCGCGCAGCCCTGCTGGCCGGCGTCCGCGATGCCGAAGGGTTGATCTGCCTACTCACCGACACGATTGATCGCGCGGTGATCGAGGCGGGCCGCCAGTTACGCATCATCGCCAATGTCGCGGTCGGCTACAACAACATTGATGTCGCCTATGCCAAACAGCGCGGCCTGATCGTCACCAACACACCGGATGTGCTGACCGATGCCACAGCGGATTTGACCTGGGCGCTCATCCTGGCCGTCACGCGCCGCCTTGTCGAAGCCGACCAATTCACGCGCGCGGGCAGATTTGACGGCTGGGATTTCGACATGCTGCTGGGCGCGGGCTTGACCGGCAAAACGCTGGGCGTTATCGGCTTTGGGCGTATCGGCAAGGCCGTCGGACGCCGCGCCGTAGGCTTTGGCATGCAGATCATCTATTGCGGCAGTGACGAAATCGCCTATCGCGACGACCCCTCGCACGCCCGGCTTTCGACACCACCCCACAGCACGCCCAAGTGGCGTTCAGACAGTTTCGCCCCGCGCCGCGTCAGCTTCGACCAACTGCTGCAACAATCCGACGTCATCAGCTTGCACGTGCCCCTGGCCGCCACCACCAAACACCTGCTCGACGCCGCCGCCTTCGCCCAGATGAAACCCGGCGCCTATCTCATTAACACCGCGCGCGGCCCCATCGTAGACGAAGCCGCTCTCGTAGCCGCCTTGCAAGGCGGGCACCTGGCAGGCACGGGGCTGGATGTTTATGAGCGCGAACCGGAAATTCACCCGGCTTTATTCTCCCTGCCCAACGTCGTCTTGCTGCCGCACATCGGCAGCGCCACATGCGAAACGCGCACCGCGATGGCTATGCTGGCAGTCGAAAACACGATTGACGTGCTGACTGGCAAAGCGCCCCGCACACCGGTTTGA
- a CDS encoding diacylglycerol kinase family lipid kinase yields the protein MMKQIERITLIYNPTAGALRRNPTIINRLVAALEARHLAVTLSPTKRAYHATELAREAVRAQADCVLVCGGDGTINEAVQALVGTDTALAIWPGGTANVLAKELRLPNDPDATAALITQQHVRAISVGKAVKPAGDQTPDWERYFLVMAGIGLDATIVQNVDLKLKKRLGTGAYLAAGLGFLARLPLTPFSITFNGQRHASTFAVISNAANYASMFSLTPDARLTDDRFKVCLFNSQSRLAYLGYALLSTAGRHIHTSGVTYEAAQYISANSNNAALVQLDGEVAGHLPMRFENLPQALRVVAPPQQ from the coding sequence ATGATGAAACAGATTGAACGCATTACCCTGATTTACAACCCGACGGCGGGCGCGCTGCGCCGTAATCCGACGATCATCAATCGCCTGGTGGCGGCGCTTGAAGCGCGGCATCTGGCGGTTACCTTATCGCCCACCAAACGCGCCTATCACGCGACCGAACTTGCCCGTGAAGCCGTCCGCGCCCAGGCCGATTGCGTCTTGGTCTGCGGCGGCGACGGCACCATCAACGAAGCGGTGCAAGCCCTGGTCGGCACTGACACAGCCCTCGCTATCTGGCCCGGCGGCACGGCCAATGTGTTGGCCAAAGAGTTGCGCCTGCCCAACGACCCCGACGCCACGGCGGCGCTGATCACGCAGCAACACGTGCGCGCCATCAGCGTCGGCAAAGCAGTCAAACCCGCAGGCGATCAAACCCCGGATTGGGAACGTTATTTCCTGGTGATGGCTGGTATAGGGCTGGACGCGACGATTGTGCAGAACGTGGATTTGAAATTGAAAAAACGGCTGGGCACCGGCGCTTACCTGGCCGCCGGGCTGGGCTTTCTGGCGCGGCTGCCGCTGACGCCGTTCTCGATCACCTTTAACGGTCAACGGCACGCGAGCACTTTCGCCGTCATCTCGAACGCGGCGAATTACGCATCTATGTTTTCGCTGACACCGGATGCGCGCCTGACCGATGACCGTTTTAAGGTCTGCCTGTTCAATTCGCAAAGCCGCCTGGCCTATCTGGGTTACGCGCTCTTGAGCACGGCGGGCCGTCACATTCACACGAGCGGCGTCACGTATGAAGCGGCGCAATACATCAGCGCCAATTCCAACAACGCCGCCCTGGTGCAATTGGATGGCGAAGTTGCCGGGCACTTGCCGATGCGTTTTGAAAATCTGCCGCAGGCGTTGCGCGTGGTCGCGCCGCCACAGCAGTGA